The following coding sequences lie in one Trichoderma breve strain T069 chromosome 1, whole genome shotgun sequence genomic window:
- a CDS encoding SET domain-containing protein, whose product MSTEDFGSKTQAFLEWFKALPGSTFSEHIEITDLRARNAGRGIVALEDIPADTVLFTVPRNGIINMETSELKEKLPDVFLHPDEVMEVDGKPQQDPWSSLILVMMFEYFKGDGSKWKPYMDVLPTSFETPMFWTEAELNELQASATRTKVGKTDAEKMFHAKILPVLRANPEKFPSSQSYSDEDLVKLAHRMGSTIMSYAFDFQNEDEEDEEDEEEWVEDREPKSTMGMVPMADILNADAEYNAHVNYGDDALTVTALRTIKAGEEILNYYGPHPNSELLRRYGYVTPKHSRYDVVELPWKLVEESLAASLGLSEEQLDNKREHLDMDEIEDTFVLDRESNEPNPDGTFTGSARFSEIPEDLREQLKLLLKAIRKADPSSVVDKRKRDEIQHSVLFKALDALESQYPTTVLDDERVLSGSGISERHRAAVTVRLGEKRLIQEAKLYLSSITSDATPEETPASNKRARRD is encoded by the exons ATGTCTACTGAAGATTTTGGTTCCAAAACACAGGCGTTCCTTGAGTGGTTCAAGGCGCTTCCTGGGTCGACGTTTTCTGAACATATCGAGATCACGGACCTTCGAGCAAGAAATGCAGGCCGCGGTATAG TGGCTCTGGAGGATATCCCAGCTGATACAGTTCTGTTTACCGTGCCAAGAAATGGGATCATAAACATGGAGACGTCCGaactcaaggagaagctcccAGACGTCTTCCTCCACCCGGATGAAGTCATGGAGGTGGATGGCAAACCGCAACAGGACCCATGGAGCTCTCTAATTCTTGTCATGATGTTTGAGTATTTCAAGGGAGACGGGTCCAAATGGAAGCCGTACATGGACGTTCTTCCTACATCTTTCGAAACACCAATGTTTTGGACCGAAGCGGAGCTTAATGAGCTTCAGGCGAGCGCTACGCGGACAAAAGTTGGCAAGACGGATGCTGAGAAAATGTTTCATGCCAAGATCTTGCCAGTCCTCCGTGCAAACCCCGAAAAATTTCCATCCAGCCAGTCTTACAGCGACGAAGACCTTGTCAAGCTGGCTCACCGCATGGGAAGCACTATAATGTCCTACGCATTCGATTTCCagaatgaggatgaggaagacgaggaagacgaagaagaatggGTTGAAGATCGCGAGCCCAAGTCCACAATGGGTATGGTGCCGATGGCTGATATACTCAATGCTGACGCTGAGTATAAT GCACACGTCAACTATGGAGATGACGCTCTTACTGTAACAGCATTACGAACTATCAAGGCCGGCGAAGAAATCTTGAACTACTATGGTCCTCATCCCAACTCGGAGCTTCTCCGCCGGTACGGATACGTAACCCCGAAGCACTCTCGTTATGACGTTGTTGAGCTTCCATGGAAATTGGTTGAGGAGTCTTTAGCGGCAAGCCTGGGCTTGTCAGAAGAACAGTTGGACA ATAAGCGAGAGCACTTGGACATGGATGAAATCGAGGATACGTTTGTTTTGGACCGAGAATCAAATGAGCCTAACCCGGACGGCACGTTTACTGGATCGGCTAGATTTAGCGAGATACCAGAGGATCTTCGGGAGCAGCTTAAATTGCTTCTTAAAGCCATTCGCAAAGCAGATCCATCAAGTGTTGTCGACAAGCGGAAACGGGACGAGATTCAACATTCCGTACTTTTCAAGGCGCTTGATGCTCTGGAGTCGCAGTATCCAACAACTGTTCTAGATGATGAACGGGTTCTTTCTGGTAGCGGTATTAGCGAGCGGCACAGAGCCGCTGTTACCGTGAGGCTAGGGGAAAAACGATTGATCCAAGAGGCTAAACTCTACTTGTCAAGCATTACTTCAGATGCCACTCCGGAGGAGACGCCGGCATCAAATAAGAGGGCCAGACGGGATTGA
- a CDS encoding UV-endonuclease uvdE domain-containing protein, with protein MAPKRKKADAFAVETPAAKVRRSSRRVNGPPGQQQDGSRQGGKKEDPLGPAGSPNGSREAFERTMRELGEMGLKLQSAVKIQRLAVETSDLSKCDPERVREEAFKLRPASMRQAKAEQKVEEKASEKPNVDTDLQSADAAEEKADSEVVERTARRPPPVNSDVLPLPWKGRLGYACLNTYLRSASTPVFSSRTCRIASIIDHRYPLQDPTKPEHATKNRPDKTQPPDVKRGLDFVRELGLANARDIVKMLRWNENHEEYGYKLAPFAADVLAEAGKVAAELGHRLTTHPGQYTQIASPRKEVVAAAFRDLEYHDEMLSLLKLPEQLDRDAVMILHMGGTYGDKAATLDRFRENYAKLPDGVKRRLVLENDDVSWSVHDLLPICEELNIPLVLDYHHHNIIFDPSLREGTLDIMSLYDRIAKTWTRKNIKQKMHYSEPTAEAITPRDRRKHSARVKTLPPCATDMDLMIEAKDKEQAVFELMRTYKLPGWNRFNDVVPYERDDEPKKETKRTKKEKQNDTTGETEEGDSTNTISPEEYGMGGQQNRVYWPPGMEEWLRPKKREINKKTKAEDEA; from the exons ATGGCACCTAAGAGAAAGAAGGCCGACGCTTTTGCAGTCGAGACCCCCGCAGCAAAAGTCAGACGTAGCTCCAGAAGAGTCAATGGGCCTCCCGGGCAGCAACAGGATGGCTCTCGgcaagggggaaaaaaggaggaCCCCCTGGGCCCGGCGGGAAGTCCAAATGGTTCACGAGAGGCGTTTGAGCGCACCATgagagagcttggagagatGGGTCTGAAGCTTCAAAGCGCAGTAAAAATCCAGCGGCTAGCTGTGGAAACTTCCGATTTGTCCAAGTGTGACCCCGAAAGGGTTCGAGAAGAGGCCTTCAAGCTTAGGCCGGCATCGATGAGACAAGCAAAAGCCGAGCAGAAGGTCGAAGAAAAGGCTTCGGAGAAACCCAACGTTGATACTGACTTGCAGTCGGCTGATGCGGCTGAAGAAAAAGCAGACTCCGAGGTTGTTGAAAGGACTGCGAGGAGACCGCCGCCTGTGAATAGTGACGTGCTGCCACTACCGTGGAAAGGCCGTTTAGGTTAT GCTTGTCTTAACACATACCTCAGATCTGCTAGCACTCCTGTCTTTTCGTCCCGAACTTGCCGTATAGCTTCGATTATTGATCATAGGTATCCCCTCCAAGACCCAACAAAGCCTGAACATGCCACCAAAAACCGACCCGACAAAACTCAGCCTCCAGATGTAAAGCGCGGACTAGACTTTGTCCGGGAGCTCGGTCTTGCAAACGCCAGAGACATTGTCAAGATGCTACGATGGAACGAAAA CCATGAAGAATACGGTTATAAGCTCGCCCCATTTGCCGCCGATGTGTTGGCTGAAGCCGGCAAGGTAGCTGCTGAGCTAGGTCATCGCCTCACCACACACCCGGGCCAGTATACGCAAATTGCTAGTCCGAGGAAAGAGGTcgtcgctgctgctttcAGGGATCTCGAGTATCACGATGAGATGTTGTCATTGTTGAAACTTCCTGAGCAGCTTGACCGGGACGCCGTCATGATTCTGCACATGGGCGGTACATATGGCGACAAGGCAGCGACTCTGGATCGCTTTCGCGAAAATTATGCCAAATTGCCAGATGGAGTGAAGAGAAGGCTAGTTCTGGAGAATGACGACGTCTCATGGAGTGTCCATGACCTGCTACCCATCTGTGAGGAACTCAACATTCCTCTGGTGCTGgattatcatcatcacaacaTCATTTTCGATCCCAGCCTTCGCGAGGGCACGTTGGATATCATGAGCCTATATGATCGCATCGCAAAAACCTGGACCAGGAAAAACATCAAGCAGAAGATGCATTACAGCGAGCCAACCGCAGAGGCTATTACGCCACGGGATCGGCGTAAGCATTCAGCGCGCGTTAAGACGCTTCCACCTTGTGCAACAGACATGGACTTGATGATTGAGGCGAAAGACAAGGAGCAGGCAGTATTCGAACTCATGAGGACATATAAACTTCCGGGGTGGAACCGATTCAACGACGTCGTTCCCTATGAGCGAGACGATGAGCCtaagaaagaaacgaaaagaaccaagaaggagaagcagaacgACACGACTGGCGAgactgaagaaggagattcTACAAATACCATCAGCCCAGAAGAGTATGGAATGGGAGGACAGCAGAACCGGGTATATTGGCCACCAGGAATGGAGGAATGGCTGCGAcccaagaaaagagagatcaacaagaagaccaaagctgaagatgaagcgtGA